A genomic segment from Echeneis naucrates chromosome 20, fEcheNa1.1, whole genome shotgun sequence encodes:
- the amer2 gene encoding APC membrane recruitment protein 2, with product MEVQSECVEPPVAPQCDPQPTGKINKAAFKLFGKRRTGSGMASFFSFRNKGATNSSNNGNSDNSNSLNGNGSTASVELVRSKTHDGLTGSNNDTDGQRGEGPAGLEAGPVRSLSKSLSFFSLLRRGSFRSSENGGAGLVRRGRGLKGLFSSMRWRRKEKTNEGYGEEVEANKEKDGDSADSEKVKDITLTLEPPPHHHQEDCGNSESEANLQATETPVSSVTMTPPHCVAMPGPSVEPDSPFPYTPIDSPLRPPIQKAKASISSLTPSLATPPLDRCSTGDPPSEPSVDRLCSLLFTDVTSLKSFDSLTGCGDIIADADDEGPGGNGGSGTSSSSSGGGGGSVSAGVGRAVGGSSATSRGSPSKPPLSAQLAQPMFSGSSSSVPATLPARARAPPPPQPHPAGSGVVAYMGGGEEMASPEGVDDADMQGLWHMLPSTGDNSPALPRSHQPPSNNPTSTYPPHNNPSSSNVPSVPRGSDRKIPQVKALGLSKIPVVGGAGSRTSKPPLPHQYGRHPTSPGEKEPLSDEGYWDTPSATPTATPDESGLQRNQKMALSRDSCSGDQLYDLYNDPEEEGDDEEQGGDEDLNSTPSPSTEYKLSPTSQTTPPSSSSSSSFRSMKGSTSLPRESKIPVSTRQTPPSHSVSQSALSSVLEAESPPPKTQAPPPARTRIPVSKVPVRRSGNKAGRGAAHKK from the coding sequence ATGGAGGTGCAGTCGGAGTGTGTGGAGCCTCCTGTGGCACCGCAGTGTGACCCTCAGCCCACAGGGAAGATCAACAAAGCTGCCTTCAAACTCTTCGGAAAGCGACGCACCGGCTCTGGGATGGCCAGTTTCTTCTCCTTCAGGAACAAAGGCgccacaaacagcagcaacaacggGAACTCGGACAATAGCAATTCTTTGAATGGGAATGGCTCGACGGCATCGGTGGAGCTCGTTCGGAGCAAAACGCATGATGGACTTACGGGCTCGAACAACGACACTGAtggacagagaggggaggggccCGCTGGCCTGGAAGCCGGGCCGGTGAGGTCTCTCAGCAAATCATTGAGTTTCTTCTCTCTACTCAGACGTGGGAGTTTCAGGTCGAGTGAGAATGGAGGGGCAGGGCTTGTCAGAAGAGGGAGGGGCCTAAAGGGGCTTTTTAGCAGCATGCGATGGAGACGTaaggaaaaaacaaacgaaGGATACGGGGAAGAGGTGGAGGCTAACAAGGAAAAGGATGGGGACAGTGCAGACTCTGAAAAGGTAAAGGATATTACTCTCACCCTTGAACCACCtccacatcatcatcaagaGGATTGTGGGAATTCAGAATCAGAAGCTAACCTCCAAGCAACAGAGACTCCCGTTTCTAGTGTTACCATGACACCGCCTCACTGTGTTGCCATGCCAGGGCCATCTGTTGAGCCAGACTCCCCCTTTCCATACACACCCATTGACTCGCCACTGCGCCCACCTATCCAAAAAGCCAAAGCCTCCATTTCCAGCCTCACCCCATCTCTTGCTACACCCCCTTTGGATCGTTGCAGCACCGGCGACCCCCCCTCAGAGCCGTCAGTTGACAGACTCTGCTCCCTCCTCTTCACTGATGTCACATCCCTTAAGAGCTTTGATTCACTGACTGGATGTGGTGACATTATTGCTGATGCAGATGATGAGGGGCCAGGTGGTAACGGGGGCAgtggcaccagcagcagcagcagtgggggaggagggggcagtgTCAGTGCAGGTGTTGGGAGAGCTGTTGGTGGCAGCAGCGCCACATCTCGGGGTTCTCCATCCAAACCTCCTCTATCTGCTCAGCTGGCCCAGCCCATGTTCTCTGGTTCCTCAAGCTCAGTGCCTGCCACCCTACCAGCCCGGGCTCGTGCACCGCCTCCACCGCAGCCCCACCCAGCTGGTAGTGGTGTGGTGGCTTACATGGGTGGTGGGGAAGAAATGGCCAGTCCAGAAGGGGTGGACGATGCAGACATGCAAGGGCTGTGGCACATGCTGCCCTCCACGGGGGACAACTCTCCTGCTTTGCCCAGATCACACCAACCCCCCTCAAACAACCCCACCTCAACATACCCCCCTCACAACAACCCCTCCAGCAGCAATGTCCCCTCAGTACCTAGAGGCTCAGATCGAAAGATACCCCAGGTGAAGGCACTGGGGCTCAGTAAGATTCCAGTAGTTGGTGGAGCAGGAAGTCGAACAAGTAAACCCCCTCTCCCTCACCAATATGGCCGTCATCCCACATCACCTGGTGAAAAAGAGCCACTCAGTGATGAGGGCTACTGGGACACGCCCTCAGCAACACCCACAGCAACACCTGATGAGAGCGGGCTGCAGCGTAACCAGAAGATGGCTCTATCACGTGACAGCTGCTCTGGAGACCAACTGTACGACCTTTACAACGACCctgaagaggaaggagatgatGAAGAGCAGGGGGGAGATGAAGATCTAAACAGCACCCCTTCTCCATCTACCGAATACAAACTGAGCCCCACATCTCAGACaactcctccttcctcctcctcttcttcctccttccgATCGATGAAAGGCAGCACCAGCCTTCCTCGGGAATCCAAGATCCCAGTGAGCACCAGACAAACTCCACCTTCCCACTCTGTAAGCCAGTCAGCTCTGTCATCTGTCCTCGAGGCTGAGTCCCCACCACCAAAGACCCAAGCACCTCCCCCAGCGCGCACCCGAATCCCCGTCTCCAAGGTGCCCGTCCGTCGTTCTGGAAACAAAGCTGGCAGAGGAGCAGCCCACAAGAAGTAG